The Caenorhabditis elegans chromosome II genome has a segment encoding these proteins:
- the T07D4.5 gene encoding P53 and DNA damage-regulated protein 1 (Confirmed by transcript evidence) gives MITHLSTGMALNNAKTPHDHQKELRDKTSEIIYLSTKLNHAKETCVNLDNERQKFREVSRKIKEKDIDPVWIYNGTCFLQTSQANSLNILEKDTKTVEEVRGQIQEVIKKDMDTFLKLHKKRNLEERGFGLKPLLKDGKLTD, from the exons atgatCACTCACCTGTCTACTGGAATGGCTTTGAACAACGCAAAAACACCGCATGACCATCAAAAAGAGTTACGCGACAAAACTTCAGAGATAATTTACCTTTCAACGAAATTAAATCACGCCAAAGAAACATGTGTGAATCTGGATAATGAACGTCAGAAGTTTCGAGAAGTTagccgaaaaatcaaagag AAGGATATTGATCCAGTTTGGATATACAATGGAACGTGCTTCCTTCAAACAAGCCAAGCAAatagtttgaatattttggagAAAGATACGAAAACTGTCGAAGAAGTTCGTGGACAGATTCAAGAAGTTATCaag aaagacATGGACACATTTCTCAAACTACACAAGAAGCGAAATCTAGAAGAACGTGGTTTCGGTTTAAAGCCATTGCTCAAAGACGGAAAATTAACTGattaa
- the rha-1 gene encoding RNA helicase (Confirmed by transcript evidence): MSRDVKEFLYAWLGKNKYGNPTYDTKSETRSGRQRFKCELRITGFGYTAFGNSTNKKDAATNAAQDFCQYLVREGKMQQSDIPTLTSSSLEASSTWQDSETATMFCGGEDGNSFQESQQPIPQKRFPWSNNAYQRNEGTHEQYITQKAEEIAASETVDLKSEIHGGWTMENSKKALNEFLQKMRLPQVNYGTKIRESNTVKTMETTAQIFVPQINKNLVGKGTGSNKKVSEAACAMNIVRQMFHLNIMQSYSGPIKKSKVSTLPEIAISIPEDLSTRVTEYVRSCGLELPEINETSATPEAPTSLLTDVKLAQFPVSEICSASNISWAPPLQNWNPWRASNIDEEPLAFMSMEQISQRIMEKEDFKRGEALDKITAQRGELPVAQYRENIVQTVAENRVTLIKGETGCGKSTQVAQFLLESFLENSNGASFNAVVSQPRRISAISLAERVANERGEEVGETCGYNVRFDSATPRPYGSIMFCTVGVLLRMMENGLRGISHVIIDEIHERDVDTDFVLIVLREMISTYRDLRVVLMSATIDTDLFTNFFSSIPDVGPTPVITMHGRTFPVQSFYLEDILHNLQHMPEEPDQKKRKKGGPPPPDDDEGDEEVDDKGRNMNILTDPSINESLKTAMSRISEKDIPFGVIEAILNDIASRGVDGAVLVFLPGWAEIMTLCNRLLEHQEFGQANKYEILPLHSQLTSQEQRKVFNHYPGKRKIIVSTNIAETSITIDDVVYVIDSCKAKERMYTSNNNMVHFATVWASKTNVIQRRGRAGRVRAGYAFHLCSKMRFEALDDHGTAEMLRIPLHQIALTIKLLRLGSVGEFLGKALQPPPYDMVVESEAVLQAMGALDRNLELTSLGKMLARMPIEPVIAKVLILGTALGAGSVMCDVASAMSFPTPFVPREKHHSRLSGTQRKFAGNKFSDHVAIVSVIQGYREAVQMGASAAEREFCERYSLSNPVLKMTDGARRQLIDVLRNQCSFPEDILFDISVNVNGPDRELNLMRSLLVMALYPNVAYYVGKRKVLTIEQSSALINKYSMLVPMNNRQEMDFPSPLLVFTEKVRTRCISCKQMSVISAIQLLVFGSRKVECVGEGLVRIDETITIRMNVSTAAALIGLRPCIEALLVKSCENPESLAGLNPSDAELRQLLRDISSEEFMSEAGPIKDSLLTDNALIQKGPAPNRLEYADWGPSNNNSSFQNQDFPPGYGASGDWNAGRGNYGNVGSGYRGAGGGGGYRGGRGGRGGGRGGGGRGWNASNW, translated from the exons atgtCCAGAGACGTCAAAGAATTTCTATATGCTTGGTTAGGAAAGAATAAGTATGGAAATCCGACGTACGATACAAAAAGTGAAACCAGGAGTGGTAGGCAGAGATTCAAATGCGAACTTCGGATCACAGGATTTGGCTACACTGCTTTCGGAAATTCCACAAACAAAAAG gaTGCTGCTACCAATGCTGCTCAAGATTTCTGCCAATACCTAGTCAGAGAAGGAAAAATGCAACAGAGTGATATTCCGACTCTAACGTCTTCGAGTCTTGAAGCTTCTTCCACGTGGCAAGATTCTGAAACTGCTACAATGTTTTGTGGTGGAGAAGATGGCAACTCGTTCCAAGAGTCACAGCAAccaattccacaaaaaagaTTTCCTTGGAGTAACAATGCATATCAACGTAACGAGGGCACACATGAACAATATATTACACAGAAAGCAGAAGAAATTGCTGCATCGGAAACTGTTGATctaaaatcagaaattcatGGAGGATGGACGATGGAGAATTCAAAGAAAGCGCTGAAtgagtttcttcaaaaaatgagacttCCACAGGTTAACTATGGAACCAAAATTCGAGAATCAAACACCGTTAA AACAATGGAGACGACTGCCCAAATCTTTGTTCCTCAAATCAACAAAA ATCTCGTTGGAAAAGGTACTGGATCTAACAAGAAAGTTTCTGAAGCGGCGTGTGCAATGAATATCGTTCGTCAGATGTTCCATCTCAATATTATGCAATCGTACAGTGGACCAATCAAGAAGAGTAAAGTCAGCACG cttcctGAAATTGCGATTTCCATTCCAGAAGATCTCTCAACTCGAGTGACAGAATATGTTCGGTCGTGCGGTCTTGAGTTGCCAGAAATCAACGAAACGAGTGCAACTCCGGAAGCTCCTACCTCACTGCTCACGGATGTTAAACTAGCGCAGTTCcctgtttcagaaatttgttcCGCTTCGAATATCTCCTGGGCACCTCCTCTTCAGAATTGGAATCCATGGAGAGCTTCGAATATCGATGAGGAACCATTAgctttt atGTCAATGGAGCAAATTAGTCAGAGAATAATGGAAAAAGAGGATTTCAAGCGAGGTGAAGCACTTGACAAAATAACAGCTCAACGTGGAGAACTCCCTGTCGCCCAGTATCGTGAAAACATTGTACAAACCGTCGCAGAAAATCGTGTTACACTGATCAAAGGAGAAACTGGATGTGGAAAGAGTACTCAAGTTGCTCAATTTCTACtggaaagttttttggaaaattctaatGGAGCATCTTTCAATGCAGTCGTCTCTCAACCTCGTCGTATTTCTGCAATTTCACTGGCCGAACGTGTCGCCAACGAGCGAGGAGAAGAAGTTGGAGAAACATGCGGATATAATGTTCGATTCGATAGTGCAACTCCTCGGCCATATGGATCTATCATGTTTTGTACTGTTGGAGTCTTGCTGCGAATGATGGAGAACGGATTACGAGGAATTTCACATGTAATCATCGATGAAATTCACGAACGGGATGTTGAC actgacTTTGTTCTTATTGTGCTCCGCGAAATGATTAGCACATACCGAGATCTACGTGTGGTACTCATGTCTGCCACCATCGACACTGATTTGTTTACCAATTTCTTCAGCTCTATCCCAGATGTTGGCCCGACACCAGTTATCACGATGCATGGAAGAACTTTTCCTGTACAAT cattcTACCTGGAAGACATTCTTCACAATCTTCAGCATATGCCTGAGGAACCAGATCAAAAGAAACGGAAAAAGGGAGGACCACCTCCACcagatgatgatgaaggaGATGAAGAAGTGGATGATAAGGGTCGAAACATGAATATTCTAACAGATCCATCAATCAACGAATCACTGAAAACAGCAATGTCAAGAATCTCTGAAAAAGATATTCCATTCGGTGTGATCGAAGCTATTTTGAACGATATTGCATCCCGCGGAGTGGATGGCGCcgttttagtttttcttccCGGTTGGGCAGAAATTATGACACTTTGCAATCGACTTTTAGAGCACCAAGAATTTg GCCAAGctaataaatatgaaattcttCCACTTCATTCTCAATTAACTAGTCAGGAACAGAGAAAAGTGTTCAATCACTACCCAGGAAAGCGGAAGATCATTGTTTCAACAAATATCGCTGAAACAAGTATTACAATTGATGACGTAGTCTATGTGATTGACTCTTGCAA agCAAAGGAACGAATGTATACATCGAACAACAATATGGTTCATTTCGCAACTGTCTGGGCATCAAAGACAAATGTAATTCAAAGAAGAGGGCGCGCTGGTCGTGTTAGAGCTGGATACGCTTTTCATTTATGCAGTAAGATGAGATTTGAAGCACTGGATGATCACGGAACTGCTGAAATGCTTCGGATTCCTCTTCATCAAATCGCTTTGACAATCAAACTTCTCCGTCTCGGATCCGTCGGTGAATTCCTTGGAAAGGCTCTTCAACCTCCACCGTATGATATGGTCGTCGAAAGTGAAGCAGTGTTACAAGCGATGGGAGCTCTTGATCGTAATTTAGAATTGACAAGTCTCGGAAAAATGCTCGCTCGTATGCCAATTGAGCCTGTCATTGCCAAAGTGCTTATTCTTGGAACTGCTCTTGGTGCAGGATCTGTGATGTGTGACGTGGCATCTGCAATGTCATTTCCAACTCCATTCGTTCCACGAGAGAAGCATCACAGCCGATTGAGTGGTACACAGCGAAAGTTTGCTGGAAACAAGTTTTCTGATCATGTTGCAATTGTCTCTGTGATTCAAGGATATCGTGAAGCCGTTCAAATGGGTGCATCTGCTGCTGAGCGCGAATTCTGTGAGCGATACTCGCTGAGTAATCCTGTGCTCAAAATGACTGA tggagCACGTAGACAGTTGATTGATGTACTTCGAAATCAATGCAGTTTCCCTGAAGACATTTTGTTTGATATCTCTGTTAACGTCAATGGACCAGATCGTGAACTTAATCTGATGCGTTCTCTTCTTGTCATGGCTCTTTATCCAAATGTGGCGTACTACGTTGGAAAACGGAAAGTATTAACGATAGAGCAATCGAGTGCACTAATCAACAAGTATTCTATGCTTGTTCCGATGAATAATCGCCAAGAAATGGATTTCCCAAGTCCTCTGCtcgttttcactgaaaaagttCGTACCAGATGCATCTCATGTAAACAAATGTCAGTGATCAGTGCAATACAATTGTTAGTTTTTGGAAGTCGAAAAGTTGAATGTGTCGGAGAAGGACTTGTTCGCATTGATGAGAC tatTACAATTCGAATGAACGTTTCTACCGCAGCTGCTCTCATCGGTCTTCGTCCATGCATCGAAGCTCTTCTCGTCAAATCTTGTGAAAATCCAGAATCTCTGGCTGGCCTCAACCCATCAGATGCTGAACTTCGTCAACTTCTTCGTGACATATCTTCCGAAGAATTCATGTCCGAAGCTGGACCTATCAAAGACAGTCTACTTACAGATAATGCg ttaatcCAGAAAGGCCCTGCTCCAAATCGTCTTGAATATGCTGATTGGGGACCGTCGAACAACA attcatcattccaaaatcaagattttccaCCAG GTTACGGCGCCAGTGGCGATTGGAACGCCGGACGTGGCAATTACGGCAATGTTGGAAGCGGATATCGAGGAGctggcggcggcggcggttACCGAGGTGGTCGTGGTGGAAGAGGTGGTGGCCGTGGCGGTGGTGGCAGAGGATGGAATGCATCGAACTGGTAG
- the rha-1 gene encoding ATP-dependent RNA helicase A (Confirmed by transcript evidence): protein MSRDVKEFLYAWLGKNKYGNPTYDTKSETRSGRQRFKCELRITGFGYTAFGNSTNKKDAATNAAQDFCQYLVREGKMQQSDIPTLTSSSLEASSTWQDSETATMFCGGEDGNSFQESQQPIPQKRFPWSNNAYQRNEGTHEQYITQKAEEIAASETVDLKSEIHGGWTMENSKKALNEFLQKMRLPQVNYGTKIRESNTVKTMETTAQIFVPQINKNLVGKGTGSNKKVSEAACAMNIVRQMFHLNIMQSYSGPIKKSKVSTLPEIAISIPEDLSTRVTEYVRSCGLELPEINETSATPEAPTSLLTDVKLAQFPVSEICSASNISWAPPLQNWNPWRASNIDEEPLAFMSMEQISQRIMEKEDFKRGEALDKITAQRGELPVAQYRENIVQTVAENRVTLIKGETGCGKSTQVAQFLLESFLENSNGASFNAVVSQPRRISAISLAERVANERGEEVGETCGYNVRFDSATPRPYGSIMFCTVGVLLRMMENGLRGISHVIIDEIHERDVDTDFVLIVLREMISTYRDLRVVLMSATIDTDLFTNFFSSIPDVGPTPVITMHGRTFPVQSFYLEDILHNLQHMPEEPDQKKRKKGGPPPPDDDEGDEEVDDKGRNMNILTDPSINESLKTAMSRISEKDIPFGVIEAILNDIASRGVDGAVLVFLPGWAEIMTLCNRLLEHQEFGQANKYEILPLHSQLTSQEQRKVFNHYPGKRKIIVSTNIAETSITIDDVVYVIDSCKAKERMYTSNNNMVHFATVWASKTNVIQRRGRAGRVRAGYAFHLCSKMRFEALDDHGTAEMLRIPLHQIALTIKLLRLGSVGEFLGKALQPPPYDMVVESEAVLQAMGALDRNLELTSLGKMLARMPIEPVIAKVLILGTALGAGSVMCDVASAMSFPTPFVPREKHHSRLSGTQRKFAGNKFSDHVAIVSVIQGYREAVQMGASAAEREFCERYSLSNPVLKMTDGARRQLIDVLRNQCSFPEDILFDISVNVNGPDRELNLMRSLLVMALYPNVAYYVGKRKVLTIEQSSALINKYSMLVPMNNRQEMDFPSPLLVFTEKVRTRCISCKQMSVISAIQLLVFGSRKVECVGEGLVRIDETITIRMNVSTAAALIGLRPCIEALLVKSCENPESLAGLNPSDAELRQLLRDISSEEFMSEAGPIKDSLLTDNALIQKGPAPNRLEYADWGPSNNNSSFQNQDFPPAAGGKVHPYRGNRRGNHPYAQNRPYAPPNSGMGYQNFNNSGYGASGDWNAGRGNYGNVGSGYRGAGGGGGYRGGRGGRGGGRGGGGRGWNASNW, encoded by the exons atgtCCAGAGACGTCAAAGAATTTCTATATGCTTGGTTAGGAAAGAATAAGTATGGAAATCCGACGTACGATACAAAAAGTGAAACCAGGAGTGGTAGGCAGAGATTCAAATGCGAACTTCGGATCACAGGATTTGGCTACACTGCTTTCGGAAATTCCACAAACAAAAAG gaTGCTGCTACCAATGCTGCTCAAGATTTCTGCCAATACCTAGTCAGAGAAGGAAAAATGCAACAGAGTGATATTCCGACTCTAACGTCTTCGAGTCTTGAAGCTTCTTCCACGTGGCAAGATTCTGAAACTGCTACAATGTTTTGTGGTGGAGAAGATGGCAACTCGTTCCAAGAGTCACAGCAAccaattccacaaaaaagaTTTCCTTGGAGTAACAATGCATATCAACGTAACGAGGGCACACATGAACAATATATTACACAGAAAGCAGAAGAAATTGCTGCATCGGAAACTGTTGATctaaaatcagaaattcatGGAGGATGGACGATGGAGAATTCAAAGAAAGCGCTGAAtgagtttcttcaaaaaatgagacttCCACAGGTTAACTATGGAACCAAAATTCGAGAATCAAACACCGTTAA AACAATGGAGACGACTGCCCAAATCTTTGTTCCTCAAATCAACAAAA ATCTCGTTGGAAAAGGTACTGGATCTAACAAGAAAGTTTCTGAAGCGGCGTGTGCAATGAATATCGTTCGTCAGATGTTCCATCTCAATATTATGCAATCGTACAGTGGACCAATCAAGAAGAGTAAAGTCAGCACG cttcctGAAATTGCGATTTCCATTCCAGAAGATCTCTCAACTCGAGTGACAGAATATGTTCGGTCGTGCGGTCTTGAGTTGCCAGAAATCAACGAAACGAGTGCAACTCCGGAAGCTCCTACCTCACTGCTCACGGATGTTAAACTAGCGCAGTTCcctgtttcagaaatttgttcCGCTTCGAATATCTCCTGGGCACCTCCTCTTCAGAATTGGAATCCATGGAGAGCTTCGAATATCGATGAGGAACCATTAgctttt atGTCAATGGAGCAAATTAGTCAGAGAATAATGGAAAAAGAGGATTTCAAGCGAGGTGAAGCACTTGACAAAATAACAGCTCAACGTGGAGAACTCCCTGTCGCCCAGTATCGTGAAAACATTGTACAAACCGTCGCAGAAAATCGTGTTACACTGATCAAAGGAGAAACTGGATGTGGAAAGAGTACTCAAGTTGCTCAATTTCTACtggaaagttttttggaaaattctaatGGAGCATCTTTCAATGCAGTCGTCTCTCAACCTCGTCGTATTTCTGCAATTTCACTGGCCGAACGTGTCGCCAACGAGCGAGGAGAAGAAGTTGGAGAAACATGCGGATATAATGTTCGATTCGATAGTGCAACTCCTCGGCCATATGGATCTATCATGTTTTGTACTGTTGGAGTCTTGCTGCGAATGATGGAGAACGGATTACGAGGAATTTCACATGTAATCATCGATGAAATTCACGAACGGGATGTTGAC actgacTTTGTTCTTATTGTGCTCCGCGAAATGATTAGCACATACCGAGATCTACGTGTGGTACTCATGTCTGCCACCATCGACACTGATTTGTTTACCAATTTCTTCAGCTCTATCCCAGATGTTGGCCCGACACCAGTTATCACGATGCATGGAAGAACTTTTCCTGTACAAT cattcTACCTGGAAGACATTCTTCACAATCTTCAGCATATGCCTGAGGAACCAGATCAAAAGAAACGGAAAAAGGGAGGACCACCTCCACcagatgatgatgaaggaGATGAAGAAGTGGATGATAAGGGTCGAAACATGAATATTCTAACAGATCCATCAATCAACGAATCACTGAAAACAGCAATGTCAAGAATCTCTGAAAAAGATATTCCATTCGGTGTGATCGAAGCTATTTTGAACGATATTGCATCCCGCGGAGTGGATGGCGCcgttttagtttttcttccCGGTTGGGCAGAAATTATGACACTTTGCAATCGACTTTTAGAGCACCAAGAATTTg GCCAAGctaataaatatgaaattcttCCACTTCATTCTCAATTAACTAGTCAGGAACAGAGAAAAGTGTTCAATCACTACCCAGGAAAGCGGAAGATCATTGTTTCAACAAATATCGCTGAAACAAGTATTACAATTGATGACGTAGTCTATGTGATTGACTCTTGCAA agCAAAGGAACGAATGTATACATCGAACAACAATATGGTTCATTTCGCAACTGTCTGGGCATCAAAGACAAATGTAATTCAAAGAAGAGGGCGCGCTGGTCGTGTTAGAGCTGGATACGCTTTTCATTTATGCAGTAAGATGAGATTTGAAGCACTGGATGATCACGGAACTGCTGAAATGCTTCGGATTCCTCTTCATCAAATCGCTTTGACAATCAAACTTCTCCGTCTCGGATCCGTCGGTGAATTCCTTGGAAAGGCTCTTCAACCTCCACCGTATGATATGGTCGTCGAAAGTGAAGCAGTGTTACAAGCGATGGGAGCTCTTGATCGTAATTTAGAATTGACAAGTCTCGGAAAAATGCTCGCTCGTATGCCAATTGAGCCTGTCATTGCCAAAGTGCTTATTCTTGGAACTGCTCTTGGTGCAGGATCTGTGATGTGTGACGTGGCATCTGCAATGTCATTTCCAACTCCATTCGTTCCACGAGAGAAGCATCACAGCCGATTGAGTGGTACACAGCGAAAGTTTGCTGGAAACAAGTTTTCTGATCATGTTGCAATTGTCTCTGTGATTCAAGGATATCGTGAAGCCGTTCAAATGGGTGCATCTGCTGCTGAGCGCGAATTCTGTGAGCGATACTCGCTGAGTAATCCTGTGCTCAAAATGACTGA tggagCACGTAGACAGTTGATTGATGTACTTCGAAATCAATGCAGTTTCCCTGAAGACATTTTGTTTGATATCTCTGTTAACGTCAATGGACCAGATCGTGAACTTAATCTGATGCGTTCTCTTCTTGTCATGGCTCTTTATCCAAATGTGGCGTACTACGTTGGAAAACGGAAAGTATTAACGATAGAGCAATCGAGTGCACTAATCAACAAGTATTCTATGCTTGTTCCGATGAATAATCGCCAAGAAATGGATTTCCCAAGTCCTCTGCtcgttttcactgaaaaagttCGTACCAGATGCATCTCATGTAAACAAATGTCAGTGATCAGTGCAATACAATTGTTAGTTTTTGGAAGTCGAAAAGTTGAATGTGTCGGAGAAGGACTTGTTCGCATTGATGAGAC tatTACAATTCGAATGAACGTTTCTACCGCAGCTGCTCTCATCGGTCTTCGTCCATGCATCGAAGCTCTTCTCGTCAAATCTTGTGAAAATCCAGAATCTCTGGCTGGCCTCAACCCATCAGATGCTGAACTTCGTCAACTTCTTCGTGACATATCTTCCGAAGAATTCATGTCCGAAGCTGGACCTATCAAAGACAGTCTACTTACAGATAATGCg ttaatcCAGAAAGGCCCTGCTCCAAATCGTCTTGAATATGCTGATTGGGGACCGTCGAACAACA attcatcattccaaaatcaagattttccaCCAG CTGCTGGGGGCAAAGTGCACCCTTACCGCGGTAACAGACGCGGAAATCATCCATATGCTCAAAATCGTCCCTATGCTCCTCCCAATTCCGGAATGGGCTATCAGAATTTCAACAACTCAGGTTACGGCGCCAGTGGCGATTGGAACGCCGGACGTGGCAATTACGGCAATGTTGGAAGCGGATATCGAGGAGctggcggcggcggcggttACCGAGGTGGTCGTGGTGGAAGAGGTGGTGGCCGTGGCGGTGGTGGCAGAGGATGGAATGCATCGAACTGGTAG